A stretch of DNA from Juglans microcarpa x Juglans regia isolate MS1-56 chromosome 5D, Jm3101_v1.0, whole genome shotgun sequence:
ACAATGAAGATGACAAAGAAGAGGAGGAGTTTGGGCCTCTACTGAAGTTTGAGGAGGTGATGAAGGAGACGGAGGCTCGGAGAGCTACTCTACCTTCGGATATGTTAGAGGCCGCGAAGAGCGTTGGCATTCGCAAATTGCTTCtccttagatatttggatttgcAGGTTCAACCAACTCTATATTAAGTGTCTGTTTAATCTTGCTGTTGAGTTTTTGTACATCATTGTAGGTTGTCTTCCTCTTTTGCTTCTGATATTTTGATACTTGAACTGTAGGGGTCATTCTGGCCTCTGGGCTTTCTGATGAAGTCCTTCTCTTTACTTCGGAATCGGATGTTGGCTGATCCATCCTTTCTTTTTAAAGTTGGAACAGAGGTTTGTTCTCGTTTTGACACACGCAAGCACATATATTTTATGCAAGTCTTTGTGTAGCTGAATGGTTAAGATAAAAACTAAGCCGTTTGTAGTACCCCATGAAGGGTGAAGAATGGGGTCCCATATTACCTGACTTGGAGAATCTCCTATGgcttataatgatttcaagtGTTATAATTGTAATCTTGATTAATCTTTTGGAATATGAGTGCGGATGTGTGGAACTTTTCATTCTATGGTTACAACATGATAATAGAGCTAATTACAGTCACAAATGTGGGATTTGAGCTATATCACGTCAGAATAAATGAAATAACCTGATGAGGCATCAGGGATTAGAGTGGAGGAGATTGTAATCCCAACTCATAGAAGGGTGGTGAATGGCCGGGGATTCTACATTTCTCAGTGAGGAGAAGTTCTTGTGGGGTTATAGTGATTCCGGGACTCCAATTGCAACCGTACCAtaccttttggagtataagtaTGTGTTTTGAGTTTTTCCTTGGATCATTGCACAATATATGTCAGTTATCAACTTTTTTCAGGGATATATAAATAGATAACTTTTTGCATTAACGTGGTCGATGTCATGCTATAAACTACACAGAGCATGTGTTTGCATTGTATAAAAGCATAGGTATACaaagtttgaaaaagagagatttgggaAAGCAGTTAATAAGGCATTTATGCAGTAAGGAAGTTAGTATGCAAGTTAGATGGCCAAGTATCCATCGAACATTCCATTCTTTACAGGTCAAAGGCCCATCCCAAAGTCATGACCAACTTTCTGTAGTGTCCCAATTCGTCATTTGTGAGTGCCTCCATTTATGTAATGGCTTAGATTGTTGATGCGGTTTTATCATTTCCAGATATTCATATATGTATCATCATTAATTTAGTGTGATGCAGATGGTCATTGATACTGTTTGTGTAACGTTTGCGGAAGTTCAAAAGCGAGGCAAAGACTTTTGGTCAGAATTTGAGTTGTATGTTGCAGATCTCTTGGTTGGATTGGTTGTTACTGTTGCTTTGGTTGGTATGTTGGCACCTTATGTTTGTATTGGAAGACCAACTCTGTCTAAGGGTTTCTTGGACGAATGCAGCATGCCTATGGAGCTCTTCCTAGCAGGTTATTAGTCCATGtcagtaactttttttttttttttttctcttgatgaATAGCTCATACAAGGAATGGTATTCAATTGGTTTCCTCATGAAGAAAGGGTTTATCTTACTTGATCTGGACGTATCCTTTATATTTCACTTTGATATTGTATTTATACTTGTAACCGATCAAAAAAGgatattgtatttatattattgactTAATTGCACATTCGGTGATACAATTGGAAGATTTCAATAAGCCTCTTAAGAGATGTTTTTATGCAGTGTGTTTGAAGCTGGAAGGCCAGGACGTAGATTTTCCTTGAAGCAGAGAACTGGTACATACTTTTATAAGGTTAGTTATATTTATCTGTTTCGAATCATGGTGGAATTTCATCCACATACTGTCAGTTTACAAGTACTTTTTCCAGGGTCTCATGTACGGATCAGTTGGGTTTGCTTGTGGCATTGTTGGCCAAGGCATTGGAAATTTAATCATGACTGCCAAGCGGTATGCCTCTTACACAGTATACTTGTTATatgctaatttttttattttgttctttcagCATCTGTAAATAGTGAGTCTTATGCGTAGTCATTTTAATGGCATCTGTAGTACTAGTCATTTctgcttttttttgttttggggggggggggggtgacaatctctgtattcttttttttttataagtaagaagatattttatattttattaatattaaaataggcatcaagtacacaggaagtatacatgtgattacacctaGTTAGGATGATCTCTGTAATCCTCAGATTCTTTTGGCCATTTTCCCGatttttcatatgatacattactTTTGATATCATCCATGTGGCTTTTGGTAGTCTGGAAATTATGGTTTGATGCAATTCTTTGGCTGCACGTAATCCATGATAGGCCATATCATTCCGTCTTCCAGTTAGAGGGAAGTGGAAACTGTTATGAGTGTATTGTGAATGGAATCTTTGAAAAACTacaattggaatttgaaaagcTCATCTCTTGTTTTATCACGTTAAGTGACTCTATGACTGTGGTATAGATCTGTTGGTAATTTTGTATAGAGAATTTTTGGGGTAAATTAAAATGCATTTGAAAGAATAACTCGACTGTAATTAATCATGTCTGAATGAATATCATTTTCTTAGTCACTTTTtagctattttttctttttgcattaaagagtatacatatatatatatatatatatagaaaatttaaaaaaatgtcctgtattataaaaattattacacGGGTCCAGAGTTTTACGGGAAAAAGATATGCTGTGTTTGCATGGTCTCCAAGATTTCTCgacatcaataaaatataaagaatatcTTACAGCATTTTGCTGCCTGCAAATTGTTGGCAGAATGTTTTGGGTTGATCCTTGCTGATATTGTGCTTAAAGAGCAATATATTTACAGGAATTAGCTGcattagaaattttatttaatgaatgaAGGTCAATTAATTCAGAATATGTTTGCGTTTTCTTCTAGTGGGTCATTGCTCACAATATTTTGATCTATATGTCAGGAGTATGAAGAATTCAGAAGAGGACATTCCTGTGCCACCACTTCTGAAGACTGCAGCTCTTTGGGGTATGCCTTCACTGTTTAGATTTTCTATAAACTTTCAAGGTCATTGCCTTAATATGATCGTGAAACAAGTTATTTTTAGTGTCTATGAGCTGGTGTACATATTTTACCGTTCTTACTAGTTCCAGCTTGTTAGTTTTGGGAATATATACGATACAATGCTTTTGTTCAGTATGCTTCTTTGATGTTTTGCTAACTTTATAACTTTATTGTAGTTTTTCCTTTTAGCTAATTGAAGTTTAGCTGTCATCTATCCACACTGTTATGCTAATTGGTTAGAGTTTTCTCCCCAAACTTGCAGGTGCATTTCTTGCAGTTTCTTCGAACACCCGGTATCAGATCATCAATGGACTGGAACGTTTGGTAGAAGCATCAGCTTTTGCAAAGCAGGTTCCAACCGCAGCAATGGCTTTCACAGTTGGCGTGCGATTTGCCAACAATGTATATGGGGGGATGCAATTTGTGGACTGGGCTAAATGGAGTGGAGTGCAATAAGTCATCATGTATGCGTTTCTTATTTTATGTTGGATGTTTTGATATTCTACCCCACTTTATATGTTGTGGGTACTGCAAATTATTTGATgcttaataatctttttatccATGAAATTTATGATGAAATTCTGCAGTATTACTACAAACTACTTGATCAATTGGAAAGTGAATGAGAGAATGCCCATTCATATTCAGATCATGATCATGGTTTTTAGATGTAAACCATGATTTCATTCCCAcgagtagtagtactacttatTCTTGAGGGAATGAGAATGCATGCCCATCATTCATATTCCTTTCTTATATTTTGGGTTTGTGACAAACCATGCATTATGAATGATTGGAAAAACTCTAAAATGTCCTAGCTGAtctaatttttttcccaaaacaaaaaagcctgcacctttttttgtttttataatttctttttattattattttttaactaaaagaTCATAAATCTATcaaaaaacctaaaaataaaGCCAATGCCATATATGGTATGGTATGGTCCTAGCAGTGGTCCGACCATCCTTGGAGGTTCTCGAGCTGGTCGGCCAACGGTAGCTAGCAAATTTAACGagctttaaaatatttttgtacttAATAATAGCTATTCCGCCTCCCATTTTTAGAAGAATGGCTACTTCGATCCTTAGATGGAATGgctattctaaaaaaaaaaaaaaaaaagcctaatTAAACAATTTAAAAGTAGTCCAACTAAACCATgtatatattcataattattcCCATTTTAAGGTTCTATAATATTACACGAACCAAACCGTATCCTTAGTGTTAGGgaaataattactatatatgcCAACGGCACTCAAGGAAATAATTACTGATCTCTCATCTAGAAATAGAATAACGTTTCATTCCACAATTCATGTAAAGAGTCGACATAGAGCCAGAGGTTATCCAGCTCAACTCTGAGCTGTTGCTAATTGCATTTTTTTGTCTAAACCAAAAGCTATGAGAAAATTAGCTTTGCAGCGCATGCAGAAATTACcaagacacagagagagagagagagagagagagagaggtgcattagagttggagttggagtagagagacagagagatggGCACTGTGATGATCAATTCCTACATTGCAGAGAAAAACCATTTCCCATCTCTTCCTCGACCCCATAAAAGTTCACCTGGAGGATGGAAAGCTATTCGATATATTCTCGGTAACGCGCAGCATGCATGAATGCAGAGCTCatgattttaatatattgttttttctcattgatatatatatatatatatatatatatatatatatttcttagtttttatatatacgACTTAGAAATTAGGGAGTTTAATTTGCGTGTCATGATTTCGTGTTTTGCTATTTTGAAGGGACCGAGACCTTCGAAAAATTGGCTACAATGGGTTTGATAGCCAATTTAGTGGTTTATCTGAATACAAGATACAACATGGACAATGCAACGTCGGCTTATGTGTTCAACATTTGGTCTGGTCTCATCAATTTTCTACCCTTAGCAGGCGCTTTTGTTTCCGATGCTTTTTTGGGAAGGTTCGGCACTCTTCTCTTTGGCACGACAGCATTGCTTCTGGTAAAAATCAGTTCTCATGATCTTCCAAATCCTGAAAATTATAGGGTTGATAGATTAATTGAAGggaaccatgcatgcattacaAAGAACTTGAAATACTTGGTATAATTTGTTTGGATGCATGTAAAGTGATATCAACTTTGAATTAATGTTACATCTATAAGGTTCATCAAAATCTGTTATCTGGTTAGGTCCATTAATCTTATTCATGGGAAGGAATTATAATCAGATCAAGGTTCGAAATCTATTTTCTTACTCCCATTTCCGAGGtcccaaaaaacaaagaaagctcagtttatttattaatctatttttattagtaatttgttttcttaaaagACTATATGAACAATATACGTTTCATTTTCACAGGGCATGGGGACCATGACCTTAACTGCAGGGATACCTATGTTAAGACCCTCTTCCTGCATTAATGAGGAATCCAATTGTGCACAGCCTCAGGGTTGGCAGCTAGCCGTCCTTTATGGTGGTCTTGCACTGATAGCCCTAGGATCTGGAGGCGTAAGACCCTGCAACATTGCCTTTGGTGCCGATCAATTCGACCCCACAACAGAGAAAGGGAGAGCACAACTAGAGAGCTTCTGCAATTGGTGGTACTTCTTATTTACAGTCACCCTCATGGTAGCTCTGACCGGAGTTGTCTACGTTCAGACTAATGTAGACTGGATTCTGGGATTTGCCATTCCAACTTGTTGCCTTGCCCTTTCTATAAGCAGTCTCCTGCTTGGTTGCCATACTTACATACGCATGGAGCCGCAACGAAGCATCTTTGTTGATATGGCCAAAGTCATAACAGCTGCATGTAGAAAGTCTGGTCTTACCATAGGACAGCCGGCCTCCAAGCAATCCTACTATGATCCTCCAATGATTGGATTAGAGCCACAAAGAATGAAGCTTGCCCATTCTAATATGTTTAGGTTTCTTGATAAGGCTGCCATAATTACTGATCCAGGTGAATTGGACAGCCTAGGCAAGCCCAAGAACGGTTGGAGACTATGTAGCTTGCAAGAAGTAGAACAACTAAAACGTGTGATTGGTGTCTTGCCAGTTTGGTTAACAGGAATTGGTTGCGTAGTAGCCACAACACAAATGAAATCATTTGGCGTCCTTCAAGCAATTCAAATGAACAGATCGATTGGATATTTAACCCATCTCAAAATCCCACCAGCCTCGATGAGCCTCACATCCATGATTGCACTCTCAATATGGATCTATACTTACGAGCAAGTTTACCTTCCTCTAATGCGGAAAATGACCCAAAATGATAAAAGATTGACATTGGAACAAAGAATCGTGATCGGAGTTGTGATGTCAATTTTGTGCATGTTGGTTGCTGGGTTTACCGAGATGGAGCGTCGTGACTCAGCTTTGAAACGTGGGTCCTTTGAGTCACCTTTAACAGTTGCATTGCTTCTGCCTCAATTTGTTTTGTCTGGTTTGATTGAAGCTTTTGGTGCCATTGCCATGATGGAGTTGCTTACTGCACATTGGCCAAATAACATGAAGACTCTTGGGGGGCAATCTTTTATCTCAGTTTCACTATTGCAGGCTGTCTGAACTCCATTCTCATTGATATCTTCCTCAAAGTCGCTTGGATAAATGGAAAGTTACCATGGTTAGGTGGTAATGATCTTAATAAGAACAGGCTCGAGTACTTTTATTTCACCGTTGCCGCTCTCTCAACTTTAAACCTGATCTATTTCTGTGTCTTCGCTCGCCGTTATTTGGAGTATATTGAGCCGCAGAAGTCATTCCATTGTGAAGCGAATGATCTCGAGGAAAAATGGTTGCAGATGAAAGCAACAGATCATTAGAAAAGTAACTGAGTGACcagttttttatttctatttttaatttttttttcctagaggCGTTTATCGTGCATTATACCTTTGTGGATTCATCTAACGTGTACTGTAAGatttgtttttgcatttttcatGTTAATAACAAATTAGCCTTAAATTATCCAGTAAATGTCTCATGTTTCTCTATAATCCgagtaattaattttatttgtttgaaagtGTATATATCCGGCCACCTAGAAgatctcataaaagtaaatttataaattgtataAGTTGTCAGAtcatttactttataataaaaagttctttatatttgatatatataactatatatacacacatacacaccaCATCAATGAtgtaaatttgtgaatttattgtAGTGAGATCCATTTGTGGATGAAGTGAATTTTCTCTATCCCAAATGTTTATATACGTTCGTTTTTCTAAGGCAGAAAAGAAATCAACTACAGTAAAATCCTACAATAACATAATCCCGAGAATTAACCAAGAATCTTAGAATTCAATGACAAAAACACTTCAAAATCACTAGTTAGTCGATGGCTTTAGAAGAGAATATCTGTATTTGATCCTTTACAATCCAAATCTCTTGTTTGGGACATTAAGATTAGACTTGGATTTGGAATATCAaatccaaacattatttttaatcactCAAAAATCTTGAacttttaaatcttatttattaaaaaaaaattcaaatcattAACAAACGTGGACGTATCAAAACAAATAATGAAAGTAATTGAATGAATAGTTAACTGATCAAGAGAACAATATTATAACTtagctactagctagctagctagttgttTTTGCAAACTATGGATTGATCAACATTTGCGTGGCGTTTGATCTGGCAGCTTGGTAGTCATGATAGTCTTGTGGTTGTTTTGGATGAGATTGCAAGATTTGGCATTCAAGTCAAGAGAAATTAAGAAGTGATTTAAGATCGAAGCGACGTTTGACAATTGAAGGAAAGAATTAAGTACTAGACGTTGGGGTTTCGCTTGTTGGTTGTGTGGTGCATGATATCTATCAGGCTGAAAAGGATGTGTACTGTTAATGTAGTGTGGTAAAAGAAGGATGGTTTCTCTGTTTTGAAGGCTGGTTTCACTGTTTTGATAGAGAATATCGTCTCTCAAACTTAGTCTATGGAGTGCATGCATGACTGAGGAAAACCTTTCTACGTTGTGGGAAGGGCTGAAATTGACTGAGGATGAAGAAGACGTTGTTCTATTAATGAACCAATCCATTAAAGAGGCTGATACAAGAGGGAAGAATTGTCTCATGGCTAtgattgtcacaaaaaaaaaaaaaaaaaaaaaaactttaacaAGAGGCATTCAGATCAATGATGACACAAGTCTGGAAATTGGAAGGGTGGATTCACTTTACTAATGTTGGTGACAATAAGTTTATTATAGAGTTTCAAAAAGTTGCAGACAAAGAAAATGTgatgccccgactcccacgtataaaaacaagaaaatcgtgatgtcaggatgatgtcaacacgggtcacgcatcccaacgaaatgtgctcaagtgtgtataacatgcaagagtgcacaataaaaatcgtagcggataatataaataagtcatctaagtaccagaaatttaaatacaaatattcaaaacaaattacttttaaagagttatacagtcatccaaaataaattacaaaggcaacacataaatggataaaaaaaaaaatgaaactcgataaacaggagcaatcctagatcactccaccaacggagccaagctactcttcatcctcatctgcatcaaaatctgcgataccataaaatggtaccacaggtaagtataaaccaaacaactctcgggataaaaacatattaatgcaaccaatatgcattcatacgacaaaatccacttagccataaaatacaatttttctctaaaaatgattatttccaatatacgccaaaatcacattttggcccaaaaacatagtctgtcattttttcagaaaatgattcacacaaacaaaccaattatctgacactgtaggcggaaatcgcaggcgggactctaccaccgtccctgcttaccaccatccctagcgagtg
This window harbors:
- the LOC121264157 gene encoding LOW QUALITY PROTEIN: protein NRT1/ PTR FAMILY 2.8-like (The sequence of the model RefSeq protein was modified relative to this genomic sequence to represent the inferred CDS: inserted 1 base in 1 codon), giving the protein MGTVMINSYIAEKNHFPSLPRPHKSSPGGWKAIRYILGTETFEKLATMGLIANLVVYLNTRYNMDNATSAYVFNIWSGLINFLPLAGAFVSDAFLGRFGTLLFGTTALLLGMGTMTLTAGIPMLRPSSCINEESNCAQPQGWQLAVLYGGLALIALGSGGVRPCNIAFGADQFDPTTEKGRAQLESFCNWWYFLFTVTLMVALTGVVYVQTNVDWILGFAIPTCCLALSISSLLLGCHTYIRMEPQRSIFVDMAKVITAACRKSGLTIGQPASKQSYYDPPMIGLEPQRMKLAHSNMFRFLDKAAIITDPGELDSLGKPKNGWRLCSLQEVEQLKRVIGVLPVWLTGIGCVVATTQMKSFGVLQAIQMNRSIGYLTHLKIPPASMSLTSMIALSIWIYTYEQVYLPLMRKMTQNDKRLTLEQRIVIGVVMSILCMLVAGFTEMERRDSALKRGSFESPLTVALLLPQFVLSGLIEAFGAIAMMELLTAHWPNNMKTLXGAIFYLSFTIAGCLNSILIDIFLKVAWINGKLPWLGGNDLNKNRLEYFYFTVAALSTLNLIYFCVFARRYLEYIEPQKSFHCEANDLEEKWLQMKATDH
- the LOC121264908 gene encoding LOW QUALITY PROTEIN: protein RETICULATA, chloroplastic-like (The sequence of the model RefSeq protein was modified relative to this genomic sequence to represent the inferred CDS: inserted 1 base in 1 codon) → MAGYSPSFGVSRFVSSRNEVVLRKTWGQSLEFRNVKEVALPVLLRNNMSRQRNQRFVVVLKISEPRGRPQSGVFVSKEGGDVVLESGCEATASSGVNDGDVLGGSGGSGMSSNGGRGGGNGGGGDDNEDDKEEEEFGPLLKFEEVMKETEARRATLPSDMLEAAKSVGIRKLLLLRYLDLQGSFWPLGFLMKSFSLLRNRMLADPSFLFKVGTEMVIDTVCVTFAEVQKRGKDFWSEFELYVADLLVGLVVTVALVGMLAPYVCIGRPTLSXGFLGRMQHAYGALPSSVFEAGRPGRRFSLKQRTGTYFYKGLMYGSVGFACGIVGQGIGNLIMTAKRSMKNSEEDIPVPPLLKTAALWGAFLAVSSNTRYQIINGLERLVEASAFAKQVPTAAMAFTVGVRFANNVYGGMQFVDWAKWSGVQ